One genomic region from Jilunia laotingensis encodes:
- the truB gene encoding tRNA pseudouridine(55) synthase TruB, with amino-acid sequence MNFKEGEVLYFNKPLGWTSFKVVGHARYHICRRMKVKKLKVGHAGTLDPLATGVMIVCTGKATKRIEEFQYHTKEYIATVQLGATTPSYDLEHEIDATYPTEHITREKVEEALKRFLGEIHQIPPVFSACKVDGKRAYDLARKGEEVELKPKLLVIDEIELLECDLERMEIKIRVVCSKGTYIRALARDIGEALQSGAHLTGLIRTRVGEVKLEDCLDPMQFAAWMDEQEIEITEDN; translated from the coding sequence TTGAATTTTAAAGAAGGAGAAGTACTCTATTTTAATAAACCTCTCGGTTGGACATCGTTCAAAGTGGTGGGGCATGCACGCTACCACATTTGCCGGAGGATGAAAGTGAAGAAACTGAAAGTAGGCCATGCCGGTACGCTCGATCCTCTGGCTACGGGAGTCATGATTGTCTGTACGGGGAAGGCTACAAAGCGGATAGAAGAGTTCCAATATCATACCAAAGAGTATATTGCCACCGTACAACTGGGGGCTACCACTCCGTCTTACGACTTGGAACATGAGATAGACGCCACGTATCCTACCGAACATATTACCCGTGAGAAGGTGGAAGAGGCGTTGAAACGGTTCTTGGGCGAGATTCATCAGATTCCGCCCGTATTCTCTGCTTGCAAGGTGGACGGCAAACGTGCCTACGACTTGGCCCGTAAGGGGGAAGAGGTGGAACTGAAACCGAAGTTGCTCGTCATCGATGAGATAGAACTATTGGAATGCGACTTGGAACGGATGGAGATAAAAATCCGTGTGGTCTGTAGCAAAGGCACCTATATCCGTGCGTTGGCCCGGGATATCGGTGAAGCGCTCCAAAGCGGAGCCCATCTGACAGGATTGATCCGGACGAGGGTGGGAGAAGTGAAGCTGGAAGATTGCCTCGACCCGATGCAGTTTGCTGCCTGGATGGATGAGCAGGAGATAGAAATAACAGAAGATAATTAA
- a CDS encoding undecaprenyl-diphosphate phosphatase — translation MEWFEALILGLVQGLTEYLPVSSSGHLAIGSALFGIQGEENLAFTIVVHVATVFSTLVILWKEIDWIFRGLFKWEMNSETKYVINILVSMIPIGIVGVFFKDYVEEIFGSGLLIVGFCLLLTAALLAFSYYAKPRQKENISMKDAFIIGLAQACAVLPGLSRSGSTIATGLLLGDNKTKLAQFSFLMVIPPILGEALLDGMKMMKGEAVTGDIPTLSLVIGFLAAFVSGCLACKWMINIVKKGKLIYFAIYCAIVGTVTIVCSLLN, via the coding sequence ATGGAATGGTTTGAAGCACTTATCCTCGGTCTCGTTCAGGGGCTGACGGAGTATTTACCTGTGAGCAGTAGCGGCCATCTGGCCATCGGATCAGCCTTATTCGGCATACAGGGAGAAGAGAATCTGGCATTTACGATCGTGGTTCATGTGGCTACGGTATTTAGTACGCTTGTCATACTGTGGAAAGAGATCGACTGGATTTTCCGTGGATTGTTTAAATGGGAGATGAACAGTGAGACGAAATATGTGATCAATATCCTTGTTTCTATGATTCCTATCGGAATTGTAGGCGTTTTCTTTAAAGATTATGTAGAAGAGATTTTTGGTTCGGGACTGTTGATTGTCGGTTTTTGCTTGTTGCTGACGGCTGCTTTGCTTGCTTTCTCTTACTATGCGAAACCGCGTCAGAAGGAGAACATTTCGATGAAAGATGCGTTCATTATCGGTCTTGCACAGGCATGTGCCGTGCTTCCGGGGCTTTCACGTTCGGGTAGTACGATTGCGACCGGACTTCTGTTGGGAGACAACAAAACGAAGCTGGCACAATTCTCTTTCCTGATGGTGATACCTCCCATTTTGGGAGAAGCCTTGCTGGATGGCATGAAGATGATGAAAGGAGAAGCTGTTACGGGAGACATCCCTACCCTCTCGTTGGTGATCGGTTTCTTGGCCGCCTTTGTGTCGGGGTGTCTGGCTTGCAAGTGGATGATTAATATCGTGAAGAAAGGCAAGCTGATCTACTTTGCTATCTACTGTGCCATTGTGGGTACGGTGACAATAGTATGCAGCTTGTTGAATTAA
- the queA gene encoding tRNA preQ1(34) S-adenosylmethionine ribosyltransferase-isomerase QueA has protein sequence MKLSQFKFKLPEDKIALHPTKYRDESRLMVLHRKTGQIEHKMFKDVLNYFDDKDVFIFNDTKVFPARLYGNKEKTGARIEVFLLRELNEELRLWDVLVDPARKIRIGNKLYFGDDDSMVAEVIDNTTSRGRTLRFLYDGPHDEFKKALYALGETPLPHSIINRPVEEEDAERFQSIFARNEGAVTAPTASLHFSRELMKRMEIKGIDFAYITLHAGLGNFRDIDVEDLTKHKMDSEQMFVGEEAVRTVNRAKDLGKNVCAVGTTVMRAIESTVSTDGHLKEFEGWTNKFIFPPYEFTVANAMISNFHMPLSTLLMIVAAFGGYDQVMDAYHVAMKEGYRFGTYGDAMLILD, from the coding sequence ATGAAACTGTCACAATTTAAATTTAAGTTGCCTGAGGACAAAATTGCTTTGCACCCGACGAAGTACAGAGATGAATCGCGTTTAATGGTACTCCACCGTAAAACAGGTCAGATTGAACACAAGATGTTTAAAGACGTCTTGAATTATTTTGATGATAAGGATGTGTTTATTTTCAACGATACGAAGGTTTTTCCTGCCCGCTTGTACGGGAACAAGGAAAAGACTGGGGCTCGTATCGAAGTATTCTTGTTGCGGGAGCTGAACGAGGAGCTTCGTCTTTGGGACGTGCTTGTCGATCCGGCTCGTAAAATCCGTATCGGAAACAAGCTCTATTTTGGTGATGACGACTCGATGGTTGCCGAGGTAATCGACAATACCACTTCGCGTGGTCGTACCTTGCGTTTCCTTTACGACGGACCTCATGACGAATTTAAAAAGGCACTTTATGCTTTGGGTGAGACTCCGCTGCCTCATTCCATTATCAACCGTCCGGTTGAAGAGGAAGATGCGGAACGTTTCCAGTCTATCTTTGCCCGCAACGAGGGAGCCGTGACCGCACCTACCGCCAGTCTTCACTTCAGCCGCGAGTTGATGAAGCGCATGGAGATCAAAGGGATCGACTTTGCTTATATCACTTTGCATGCCGGTTTGGGAAACTTCCGCGATATCGACGTGGAGGATTTGACGAAGCATAAGATGGACTCTGAACAGATGTTTGTAGGTGAAGAGGCTGTACGGACAGTGAACCGGGCTAAAGACCTTGGCAAAAACGTCTGCGCTGTGGGTACTACGGTGATGCGTGCCATTGAAAGCACGGTGAGTACGGACGGACACCTGAAGGAATTCGAAGGCTGGACGAATAAGTTCATCTTCCCTCCCTATGAATTTACAGTTGCCAATGCGATGATTTCCAACTTCCACATGCCGCTGTCTACCCTGTTGATGATCGTTGCCGCCTTCGGAGGTTATGATCAGGTGATGGACGCTTACCACGTGGCGATGAAGGAGGGCTATCGCTTCGGTACGTATGGTGATGCCATGCTGATTTTAGACTAA
- a CDS encoding class I SAM-dependent methyltransferase, whose product MNKLTINACPLCGGTHLKRVMTCTDFYASGEQFDLLSCEDCGFTFTQGVPVEAEIGRYYETPDYISHSDTKKGAMNTIYHQVRKYMLGKKARLVVKESHRKQGRLLDIGTGTGYFAEAMDQRGWEVEAIEKNAQARLFAKEHFGLDVKEEGALYEFEPGSFDVITLWHVMEHLEHLNEVWDKLYELLTNRGVLIVAVPNCSSYDALKYGEYWAAYDVPRHLWHFTPATIQQLASKHGFIMAARHPMPFDAFYVSMLSEKHRGSAFAFLKGMWTGTKGWFSALGKKERSSSMIYVFRKKR is encoded by the coding sequence ATGAATAAACTTACTATAAATGCTTGTCCGCTGTGCGGTGGCACGCACTTGAAGCGTGTTATGACTTGTACGGATTTCTATGCATCGGGCGAACAGTTCGACCTGCTTTCTTGCGAAGATTGCGGATTTACTTTCACCCAAGGGGTGCCTGTCGAAGCAGAAATAGGACGTTATTATGAAACTCCCGATTATATTTCCCATTCCGATACGAAAAAAGGTGCCATGAACACTATTTACCATCAGGTGCGTAAGTACATGTTGGGCAAAAAAGCACGTTTGGTGGTCAAAGAATCTCACCGTAAACAAGGGAGACTGCTTGATATCGGGACGGGTACCGGTTACTTTGCCGAAGCAATGGATCAACGCGGTTGGGAAGTCGAAGCGATCGAAAAGAATGCACAAGCCCGTCTGTTTGCCAAAGAGCATTTCGGGCTGGATGTAAAAGAAGAGGGTGCTTTATACGAATTCGAACCGGGATCATTCGATGTCATAACTTTGTGGCATGTCATGGAACACTTGGAACACCTGAATGAAGTTTGGGATAAACTCTATGAGCTTCTCACCAACAGAGGCGTGCTGATTGTGGCGGTGCCTAACTGCTCTTCTTATGATGCTCTGAAATATGGTGAATATTGGGCTGCATACGATGTACCCCGTCATCTGTGGCATTTCACACCGGCTACTATCCAACAACTGGCTTCCAAACACGGGTTTATCATGGCGGCACGGCATCCCATGCCTTTTGATGCTTTCTATGTATCGATGTTGAGCGAGAAGCACCGTGGAAGCGCGTTCGCCTTTCTGAAAGGCATGTGGACGGGGACAAAAGGATGGTTCAGCGCACTGGGCAAGAAAGAGAGAAGCAGTTCAATGATTTACGTATTCAGAAAAAAACGCTGA
- a CDS encoding DUF3098 domain-containing protein, whose translation MADKQKFAFDKTNFILLAIGMAVVIIGFILMTGPSSTETTFEPDIFSVRRIRVAPVVCFLGFIFMIYAVLRKPKTKTEE comes from the coding sequence ATGGCTGATAAACAGAAATTTGCCTTTGACAAAACTAACTTCATTCTGCTGGCTATCGGAATGGCGGTAGTGATCATAGGCTTTATCCTTATGACAGGGCCTTCATCGACGGAGACCACTTTTGAACCGGATATTTTTAGCGTGCGTAGAATCAGGGTAGCACCGGTGGTTTGCTTCCTGGGTTTCATTTTTATGATATACGCTGTGCTGCGTAAACCTAAAACCAAAACAGAAGAGTAA
- a CDS encoding cell division protein FtsX, with amino-acid sequence MKNKVKNHSVSYFDMQFVTSSISTTLVLLLLGLVVFFVLGAHNLSIYVRENINFSVLISDDMKESDILKLQKKLDKEPFVKETEYISKKQALKEQTEAMGTDPEEFLGYNPFTASIEIKLHSDYANSDSIAKIEKMIKKNTNIQDVLYQRELIDLVNENIRNISLVLLALAVVLALISFALINNTIRLAIYSKRFLIHTMKLVGASWSFIRRPFLRRNIWSGILAGILADAILMGAAYWLVSYEPELIRVITPEVMLLVSGSVLLFGVLITFMCAYLSINRYLKMKASTLYYI; translated from the coding sequence ATGAAGAACAAGGTTAAAAATCATTCGGTATCCTATTTCGACATGCAATTTGTCACGTCGAGCATCAGCACCACCTTGGTGTTGTTGTTGCTCGGATTGGTCGTGTTCTTTGTCTTGGGAGCGCACAATCTTTCCATTTATGTACGTGAAAACATCAATTTCTCCGTGTTGATCAGTGATGACATGAAAGAGTCGGATATACTGAAACTACAGAAGAAGCTTGATAAAGAACCGTTTGTCAAAGAGACCGAGTATATTTCAAAAAAGCAGGCATTGAAAGAGCAGACGGAAGCTATGGGGACGGACCCGGAGGAATTCCTCGGCTACAATCCTTTTACTGCATCCATCGAAATAAAACTACATTCCGACTATGCCAATTCGGACAGCATAGCCAAGATAGAAAAGATGATCAAAAAGAACACCAACATACAGGACGTGCTTTACCAGCGCGAACTGATCGATTTGGTGAACGAGAACATCCGTAATATCAGCCTTGTGCTACTGGCGTTGGCAGTAGTGTTGGCATTGATTTCCTTTGCACTGATTAATAACACGATACGTCTGGCTATTTATTCCAAACGATTCCTCATCCATACCATGAAACTGGTAGGTGCCAGTTGGAGTTTCATCCGGAGGCCATTTCTTCGCAGGAATATATGGAGTGGGATATTGGCGGGAATTCTAGCAGATGCCATCCTGATGGGAGCGGCATATTGGCTGGTGTCTTACGAACCTGAACTGATCCGGGTGATTACTCCCGAAGTGATGTTGCTGGTATCCGGTTCCGTATTGCTGTTCGGTGTCTTAATCACGTTCATGTGCGCATATCTTTCTATCAACAGGTATTTGAAGATGAAAGCGAGTACACTTTATTATATATAG